A portion of the Hyphomicrobiaceae bacterium genome contains these proteins:
- a CDS encoding M48 family metalloprotease, whose product MRMHCIFRLAALQHVVIGAVCAAIALVGAMPQRAHAQNLPLIRDSEIEALLNDYARPIFKVAGLGSARVQVRIVKNDNFNAFVLDGRNVFVHTGTLMQANTPNEVIGVLAHETGHIAGGHMAALRARIAKDQTRALLTQIIGIGAMVAGGVAGGDTGRDVMGGGQAVLQGGNEVIMRGILSERRSQESAADQAGLKYLNATKQSGRGMLITFERFQQQEYISDQYKDPFVRSHPVATDRLARLRQLVEASPYAKEKDPADLQLRHDLMRAKLAGYLERPDIVFNRYPSKDTSQPARYARAIATYFRGGNGALESALSQMDTLIHDQPSNGYFYEVKGDLLMRTGKMREAIPFMRQALKLAPDSPLIRVQLAIALQQTEDAALLNESVTLLRKSLIDDQNAQAYRMLASAYYKQGKGPEADAMTAQAYFLEGNLPQSQIFAKRARSKLRTGSPEWIKNDDIINYRPPDQN is encoded by the coding sequence ATGCGGATGCATTGCATCTTTAGACTGGCAGCCTTGCAGCATGTCGTGATTGGCGCCGTCTGTGCGGCGATCGCGCTGGTCGGCGCGATGCCGCAACGCGCGCACGCACAGAACCTTCCGCTCATCCGCGACAGCGAGATTGAGGCTCTGCTCAACGACTATGCCCGGCCGATCTTCAAAGTTGCAGGATTGGGTAGCGCGCGCGTGCAGGTGCGTATCGTCAAAAACGATAATTTCAACGCTTTCGTGCTCGACGGCCGCAACGTGTTTGTCCACACCGGCACACTCATGCAGGCTAACACGCCCAACGAAGTGATTGGCGTGCTGGCGCACGAGACCGGCCACATCGCCGGCGGTCATATGGCCGCGTTACGTGCGCGTATTGCCAAGGATCAAACCCGCGCCCTGCTCACGCAGATCATAGGCATCGGCGCGATGGTCGCGGGCGGCGTTGCGGGCGGCGACACTGGACGCGACGTGATGGGCGGCGGTCAGGCTGTCCTTCAAGGCGGAAACGAAGTCATCATGCGTGGAATTCTTTCCGAACGGCGCTCGCAGGAAAGCGCCGCTGACCAGGCGGGCCTGAAGTATCTCAATGCCACCAAGCAGTCCGGCCGAGGCATGCTCATCACCTTCGAGCGCTTCCAGCAACAAGAGTACATTTCGGATCAGTACAAAGATCCATTCGTGCGAAGCCATCCGGTGGCGACCGACCGACTTGCGCGGCTGCGCCAACTTGTCGAAGCAAGCCCGTACGCAAAAGAGAAAGATCCTGCAGACTTGCAACTGCGCCATGATCTGATGCGCGCCAAGCTGGCGGGATACCTCGAGCGGCCCGACATCGTGTTCAATCGCTATCCTTCCAAGGATACCTCGCAGCCCGCGCGTTACGCGCGCGCAATTGCAACCTATTTCCGCGGTGGCAACGGAGCGCTAGAGTCCGCGCTCAGCCAGATGGACACACTCATCCACGACCAGCCGAGCAACGGCTATTTCTATGAGGTGAAGGGCGATCTTCTAATGCGCACCGGCAAAATGCGCGAGGCAATTCCATTCATGCGGCAGGCGCTGAAGCTTGCGCCCGACAGCCCCCTCATTCGCGTGCAGCTAGCGATTGCGTTGCAGCAAACCGAGGATGCGGCCCTCCTTAACGAAAGTGTCACGTTATTACGCAAGTCCCTGATCGACGACCAAAATGCCCAGGCTTACAGGATGCTTGCATCCGCCTACTACAAGCAGGGTAAAGGCCCGGAGGCTGATGCCATGACTGCGCAGGCCTACTTCCTTGAAGGAAACCTCCCGCAGTCCCAGATATTTGCGAAGCGAGCGCGAAGTAAGTTGCGTACGGGCTCTCCGGAATGGATAAAGAACGACGATATCATCAACTATCGCCCGCCTGACCAGAACTAG
- the aroQ gene encoding type II 3-dehydroquinate dehydratase, which yields MAKPIFVLNGPNLNMLGTREPAVYGSDTLDDIKARCVARAKTLGLSVDFRQSNAEGELVGWIQEARTKAQGIILNAGAYTHTSIATLDALQAAELPVVEVHLSNIFRREDFRQHSFVSLAATGVICGLGARGYELALEAMADLVKRRTKA from the coding sequence ATGGCAAAACCCATCTTTGTTCTCAACGGCCCGAACCTCAACATGCTGGGGACACGAGAGCCGGCCGTCTACGGCAGCGACACTTTGGATGACATCAAGGCGCGTTGCGTGGCGCGCGCCAAGACGCTTGGGCTGTCGGTGGATTTCCGTCAGTCGAATGCGGAAGGCGAACTGGTGGGTTGGATTCAGGAAGCGCGCACCAAGGCACAGGGCATCATCCTGAATGCGGGTGCGTACACACACACTTCGATCGCAACGCTCGACGCTCTTCAGGCGGCCGAGTTGCCGGTTGTGGAGGTGCATCTGTCCAACATTTTCCGCCGTGAAGATTTTCGCCAGCACTCGTTTGTCTCCCTGGCGGCTACCGGCGTGATTTGCGGACTGGGTGCCAGAGGTTACGAACTTGCACTGGAGGCCATGGCAGATCTCGTTAAACGCCGCACCAAGGCTTGA
- a CDS encoding DsbA family protein: MSSNEKTQRVSPSATKRGFGALKIAGCAALLGVGAMLFNVMSREAIEPARAADAFNDDQKAAIGAIVKDYLLKNPEVILEIQSALEAKMEKEQADKLKAFMAENAKSIYRSPNASVAGNPDGDITVVEFFDYNCGYCKRGMPEIRKLIEKDNRVRVVFKELPILSKGSDEAAHAALAAKRQGKYWEFHQAMLSNKGQANEASALKVAQSLGLDMDKFKADMASKEVADEVDQMKALARKMGISGTPHFLVGDKSIPGAPEDLHTQLESLVADFRKSGCGYC; this comes from the coding sequence ATGTCATCGAACGAGAAGACCCAGCGCGTATCGCCATCCGCGACGAAGCGCGGATTCGGCGCACTTAAGATCGCCGGCTGCGCGGCCCTTCTGGGTGTCGGCGCCATGCTGTTTAACGTCATGTCCCGCGAGGCGATCGAGCCGGCGCGCGCTGCTGATGCTTTCAACGATGATCAGAAGGCGGCCATTGGCGCCATCGTGAAGGACTATCTGCTCAAGAACCCTGAGGTCATCCTCGAGATCCAATCCGCGCTCGAGGCCAAGATGGAGAAGGAGCAGGCGGACAAGCTCAAGGCCTTCATGGCCGAGAACGCAAAGTCCATATATCGCAGCCCGAATGCTTCGGTCGCGGGCAATCCCGATGGCGACATTACCGTTGTCGAATTCTTCGATTACAACTGCGGCTACTGCAAACGCGGTATGCCCGAGATCAGAAAGCTGATCGAGAAAGACAACCGCGTGCGCGTCGTATTCAAGGAGCTGCCCATTCTCTCGAAGGGCTCCGACGAGGCCGCCCACGCTGCTCTCGCCGCCAAGCGCCAGGGCAAGTACTGGGAGTTCCACCAAGCGATGCTGTCCAACAAGGGACAGGCAAACGAGGCCTCAGCCCTCAAGGTTGCTCAGTCGCTCGGCCTCGACATGGATAAATTCAAGGCTGACATGGCCAGCAAGGAAGTGGCCGACGAGGTCGATCAGATGAAGGCGTTGGCCCGGAAGATGGGCATCTCCGGCACGCCGCACTTCCTTGTCGGCGACAAGTCGATCCCCGGCGCACCTGAGGATCTACACACCCAGCTGGAAAGCCTCGTGGCCGATTTCCGCAAGTCAGGCTGCGGCTATTGCTGA
- a CDS encoding Rne/Rng family ribonuclease — protein MSNCKMLIDATHPEETRVVVQRNGRVEEFDFESAARKLLRGNIYLAKVTRVEPSLQAAFVDYGGNRHGFLAFNEIHPDYYQIPVADRQALIDEEAAAEAELEAAADRRAEALERRARQRGGSGRSDQPQQQGEEAIEAADDDGEGNDEEISNIVDVEEDDEQIEVVGGEDSDDDAPTTFAAAVAREETISEKIDVKINTSDEDASGRDSEDGRQPVDVTSAESPITAIAHDDEPSAPTDGDTADDEESDDDVVESLGARDHAVDDREPESAPTGEHHHGETSETGRASGGSDMLEEMPVRPRRRPRSYKIQEVIKRRQVILVQVVKEERGNKGAALTTYLSLAGRYTVLMPNTARGGGISRKITNPQDRKRLKAIAQELDVPEGMGLIIRTAGAARTKQEIKRDFEYLLRLWESVRDLTLQSTAPSLVYEEGDLIKRSIRDLYNKDVEEVVVAGEGGYQEAADFMRMLLPSHSKNVMPYDDPTPLFARYGVERQLNAMFSPQVTLRSGGYIVINQTEALVAIDVNSGKSTREFSIEETALATNLEAADEIARQLKLRDLAGLIVIDFIDMEEKRNNRAVERRLKDALRHDRARIQLGRISHFGLMEMSRQRLRTGVLEGSTSQCQHCQGTGIIRSTESIALAVLRGLEDAITAGAHVPLIATTTNAVALYILNSKRPYVTDMEARHGYSVTVIGSDRVHGANFTIERGQASAVPQRRPERAAVNMDWGFEGEDDEAPSFETGGVIVDSENDGEEASRERQYGRDGDEDGRRGRRRRRRRGGRRGDRNDDNRQTSVAASSDEDDQEDSDAVGFDEAGDVEIIEGEEAGDTIDNTRNAAESEEGGERRRRRRRGRRGGRRGRGDRHQTADASAMPLSGDDAENSDDADSEDVVEAAEGDDEPTLDLYVPQPDTKSSEDGDVEGEEGQVEQNDATERAPKATRGRGRQRSERKKPERLWDVPASEEDNQPGSTTAEAEAADAPTTSEHSKVSAIEITTESMAAIETTVSPPALNGNSNGSAALDGETAPESKIADEGKRDARPRRHETGSSEPRIERVVMRPNQGENSGDETPPAPQRKGWWQRRFGGE, from the coding sequence ATGTCCAACTGCAAAATGCTTATCGATGCGACGCATCCCGAGGAGACCCGGGTTGTTGTTCAGCGCAATGGCCGGGTAGAGGAATTCGATTTCGAAAGCGCTGCGCGCAAACTTCTGCGCGGCAACATTTACCTAGCTAAGGTCACCCGCGTGGAGCCTTCGCTACAGGCAGCCTTCGTTGACTACGGTGGCAACCGCCACGGCTTTCTGGCCTTCAACGAAATCCACCCCGACTATTATCAGATCCCCGTTGCCGACCGGCAGGCCTTGATCGACGAGGAAGCCGCCGCCGAGGCCGAGCTTGAAGCCGCGGCAGATAGACGAGCCGAAGCCCTGGAACGCCGCGCACGCCAGCGGGGCGGCTCAGGCCGCTCCGATCAGCCGCAACAGCAGGGCGAAGAGGCGATTGAGGCCGCCGACGACGACGGCGAAGGCAATGACGAGGAAATTTCCAACATTGTCGACGTGGAAGAAGACGACGAGCAGATCGAAGTCGTTGGCGGCGAAGACAGTGACGACGATGCGCCCACGACGTTTGCGGCTGCCGTCGCTCGCGAGGAGACGATCTCCGAAAAAATAGACGTTAAGATCAACACGTCCGACGAGGATGCCTCGGGCCGCGATAGCGAGGATGGACGCCAGCCGGTCGACGTCACCAGCGCCGAGTCTCCGATAACGGCTATCGCGCACGACGATGAGCCCTCGGCACCGACCGACGGCGACACCGCTGACGATGAGGAGAGCGACGACGACGTTGTCGAAAGCCTCGGCGCGCGAGATCATGCCGTCGATGATCGAGAGCCCGAGAGCGCTCCCACCGGAGAGCATCATCACGGCGAGACCAGCGAGACCGGCCGGGCAAGCGGTGGTTCGGATATGCTCGAAGAGATGCCGGTTCGCCCCCGTCGGCGGCCGCGCAGCTACAAAATCCAGGAAGTCATCAAGCGCCGCCAGGTCATTCTGGTTCAGGTCGTCAAGGAAGAGCGCGGCAACAAGGGCGCTGCGCTCACGACTTATCTTTCGCTTGCTGGCCGCTACACCGTGCTCATGCCCAACACCGCGCGCGGTGGCGGCATCTCGCGCAAGATCACCAACCCTCAAGACCGCAAGCGCCTGAAGGCCATCGCTCAGGAGCTCGACGTGCCGGAGGGTATGGGCCTCATCATCCGAACCGCTGGTGCCGCGCGCACCAAGCAGGAGATCAAGCGCGATTTCGAGTACCTGCTGCGGCTGTGGGAAAGCGTCCGTGACCTGACGTTGCAATCCACCGCGCCGAGCCTGGTTTATGAGGAAGGCGACCTTATCAAACGCTCGATCCGCGATCTCTATAACAAGGACGTGGAAGAGGTCGTTGTTGCGGGTGAAGGCGGCTATCAGGAAGCAGCCGACTTCATGCGTATGCTGCTCCCCAGCCACTCCAAGAACGTGATGCCATACGACGACCCCACGCCACTGTTTGCGCGCTACGGGGTGGAACGGCAGTTGAATGCAATGTTCTCGCCCCAGGTTACGCTTCGCTCGGGCGGTTATATCGTCATCAACCAGACCGAGGCACTCGTCGCCATTGACGTGAACTCCGGCAAGTCGACGCGCGAATTCTCCATCGAGGAGACCGCGTTGGCGACCAATCTTGAAGCCGCCGACGAAATCGCGCGACAGCTCAAATTGCGCGACCTCGCGGGCCTCATCGTCATCGACTTCATCGACATGGAGGAGAAGCGCAACAACCGCGCTGTCGAACGTCGGTTAAAGGATGCCCTGCGCCATGACCGCGCGCGCATCCAGCTCGGACGCATCTCTCACTTCGGTCTGATGGAAATGTCGCGCCAGCGACTACGCACGGGCGTGCTTGAAGGCTCCACCTCGCAGTGCCAGCATTGCCAGGGAACCGGCATAATCCGCTCCACCGAAAGCATCGCGCTTGCTGTCCTGCGCGGTCTTGAGGATGCGATCACCGCAGGCGCACATGTTCCCTTGATTGCAACGACCACCAATGCCGTTGCTCTCTACATCCTTAATTCCAAGCGGCCCTACGTCACCGATATGGAGGCTCGTCACGGCTATTCCGTTACAGTTATCGGATCGGACCGTGTTCATGGCGCCAATTTCACGATTGAGCGTGGACAAGCGTCCGCTGTACCCCAGCGCCGTCCGGAGCGCGCCGCCGTCAATATGGATTGGGGCTTTGAAGGCGAGGACGACGAAGCACCTTCGTTCGAGACCGGTGGCGTCATCGTCGACAGCGAAAACGACGGCGAGGAAGCCTCACGCGAGCGCCAGTACGGCCGCGATGGTGACGAGGACGGCCGCCGTGGCCGCCGTCGGCGTCGTCGCCGCGGTGGTCGTCGCGGAGACCGCAACGACGACAACAGGCAGACTTCTGTCGCCGCGTCTTCCGACGAGGACGATCAGGAGGATTCCGACGCAGTTGGCTTCGACGAGGCGGGCGACGTTGAGATTATCGAGGGCGAGGAAGCCGGTGACACGATCGACAACACCCGCAACGCTGCTGAGAGCGAGGAAGGCGGCGAACGCCGCCGCCGCCGCCGCAGAGGCCGTCGCGGTGGCCGACGCGGACGTGGCGACCGCCATCAGACAGCCGATGCATCGGCAATGCCGCTGTCAGGCGACGACGCCGAAAACTCCGACGACGCAGACAGCGAAGACGTGGTGGAAGCCGCCGAGGGTGATGACGAACCAACTCTCGACCTTTACGTCCCTCAACCCGATACCAAGTCGTCCGAAGATGGAGACGTCGAAGGCGAAGAAGGACAGGTGGAGCAAAACGACGCCACCGAGCGAGCGCCCAAGGCCACACGGGGACGCGGCCGCCAACGTAGCGAACGCAAGAAGCCCGAACGCCTCTGGGACGTTCCCGCCTCCGAGGAAGATAATCAGCCTGGTTCGACGACAGCAGAAGCCGAAGCTGCTGACGCGCCGACAACGTCGGAACACAGCAAGGTATCTGCTATCGAGATTACAACCGAAAGCATGGCGGCGATCGAGACCACTGTCTCGCCTCCCGCGCTCAACGGTAACTCGAATGGCTCTGCCGCGCTCGATGGTGAAACCGCACCTGAAAGCAAAATCGCCGATGAAGGCAAGCGCGATGCGCGACCCCGCCGCCATGAGACCGGATCATCAGAGCCGCGCATCGAGCGCGTCGTGATGCGCCCCAATCAAGGAGAAAACTCCGGCGACGAAACCCCGCCCGCACCCCAACGTAAAGGCTGGTGGCAACGACGGTTTGGTGGCGAGTGA
- the accC gene encoding acetyl-CoA carboxylase biotin carboxylase subunit, with product MFDKVLIANRGEIALRIQRACKELGIATVAVHSTADADAMHVRLADESVCIGPPPAGESYLNIPALVTACEITGADAVHPGYGFLSENARFAEILEEHKITFIGPTSEHIRIMGDKIEAKETAKKLGIPVVPGSDGAVTSEAQALKVAESMGFPVLIKAAAGGGGRGMKVAHSKADLGLALSTARIEAKAAFKDDAVYIEKYLQKPRHIEIQVFGDGKGNAVHLGERDCSLQRRHQKVLEEAPSPALNAAQRAKIGETVADAMRKIKYRGAGTVEFLYEDGQFYFIEMNTRLQVEHPVTEMVTGYDLVLEQIRVASGASLSFKQEDIVLSGHAIECRICAENARTFVPSPGQISYWHPPGGLGVRVDSGAYQGYRIPSYYDSLIGKLIVHGKTRNDCLMRLRRALSEFVIDGIDTTIPLFQDLVRQSDIVDGLYDIHWLEKYLGMK from the coding sequence ATGTTCGACAAGGTACTGATCGCCAATCGTGGAGAGATCGCGCTGCGCATTCAGCGCGCATGCAAGGAATTGGGGATAGCGACCGTCGCGGTACATTCCACCGCCGACGCCGACGCCATGCACGTGCGACTAGCTGACGAAAGCGTCTGCATCGGTCCGCCGCCCGCAGGCGAGAGCTATCTCAACATTCCTGCCCTTGTGACCGCCTGCGAGATCACCGGCGCTGATGCGGTTCATCCCGGCTATGGCTTCCTGTCTGAGAACGCCCGCTTCGCGGAAATTCTCGAAGAGCACAAAATCACATTCATCGGACCGACCTCCGAACACATCCGCATTATGGGTGACAAGATCGAGGCAAAAGAGACCGCCAAGAAGCTCGGGATTCCTGTTGTCCCCGGTTCAGACGGTGCAGTCACCAGCGAAGCGCAAGCGCTGAAAGTCGCCGAAAGCATGGGCTTTCCCGTGCTGATCAAGGCGGCGGCCGGCGGTGGCGGACGCGGCATGAAGGTAGCGCACTCCAAGGCCGATCTGGGCCTTGCACTCTCAACCGCGCGCATTGAGGCCAAAGCTGCCTTTAAAGACGACGCCGTCTACATCGAGAAGTATCTACAGAAACCAAGGCATATAGAAATTCAAGTGTTTGGAGACGGCAAAGGAAACGCGGTTCATCTCGGCGAGCGTGACTGCTCCTTGCAGCGCCGACATCAGAAAGTTCTGGAAGAAGCACCCTCGCCTGCACTCAACGCCGCTCAGCGTGCCAAAATCGGCGAAACAGTCGCCGACGCAATGCGCAAGATTAAGTATCGCGGAGCCGGGACGGTCGAATTCCTCTACGAGGACGGCCAATTCTATTTCATTGAGATGAACACGCGGCTGCAAGTCGAGCATCCCGTAACTGAGATGGTGACGGGATACGATCTTGTGCTTGAGCAGATCCGTGTTGCATCAGGGGCGTCGTTATCCTTCAAGCAGGAAGATATCGTGCTTTCGGGTCACGCCATCGAGTGCCGCATCTGCGCTGAGAACGCGAGGACATTTGTCCCCTCCCCGGGCCAGATCAGCTATTGGCACCCACCAGGCGGCTTGGGCGTGCGGGTCGACAGTGGCGCCTATCAGGGCTATCGGATCCCCTCCTATTACGACAGCCTCATCGGTAAGCTCATTGTGCACGGCAAGACGCGAAATGACTGCCTGATGCGCCTGCGCCGGGCGCTCTCCGAGTTTGTGATCGACGGGATCGACACAACCATTCCCCTGTTCCAGGACCTCGTGCGCCAATCCGATATCGTTGACGGTCTTTATGACATCCACTGGCTCGAAAAGTACCTGGGAATGAAATAA
- the aat gene encoding leucyl/phenylalanyl-tRNA--protein transferase, which yields MASHDEPAMEITPQVLLKAYSCGIFPMAESATDPALYWIEPQHRGILPLESARFPRRLLRTVRTTPFQVKIDTDYEGIIDGCAAPRPGRTSTWINSRIRSLYRELFDMGACHTVEVWSENRLVGGLYGVALKGAFFGESMFSYERDASKIALVHLVARLIQGGFRLLDTQFVTEHLRQFGTIEVDRDAFQLRLEHALQVNADFFSLPASPDINDVVRIVEG from the coding sequence ATGGCGTCGCACGACGAACCTGCGATGGAGATCACCCCGCAGGTTCTCCTTAAAGCCTATAGTTGCGGCATCTTCCCAATGGCGGAAAGTGCCACTGACCCTGCTTTGTATTGGATCGAACCGCAGCACCGCGGCATCCTTCCGCTTGAGAGCGCGCGCTTTCCGCGCCGGCTACTGAGAACCGTGCGCACGACACCATTCCAAGTCAAAATCGATACCGATTACGAAGGCATTATCGACGGATGCGCGGCGCCTCGTCCCGGACGCACGAGCACATGGATCAATAGCCGCATCCGCTCACTTTATCGCGAATTGTTCGATATGGGCGCTTGCCACACTGTTGAAGTCTGGTCTGAGAACCGGCTTGTCGGTGGTCTGTACGGCGTCGCACTCAAAGGCGCGTTCTTCGGCGAGAGCATGTTTTCCTACGAGCGCGATGCCTCGAAGATTGCCCTCGTACATCTCGTTGCGCGCCTGATCCAGGGCGGTTTTCGTCTCCTCGACACCCAATTCGTGACCGAGCACCTCAGACAGTTCGGCACCATTGAAGTCGACCGAGATGCGTTCCAACTGCGTTTGGAACATGCGCTTCAGGTGAACGCCGACTTCTTCAGCCTGCCGGCCAGCCCCGACATCAACGACGTCGTTCGCATTGTCGAAGGCTAA
- a CDS encoding aminotransferase class I/II-fold pyridoxal phosphate-dependent enzyme yields the protein MDIMRAAAERERTGASIIHMEVGQPGTPAPRAALEAVTSGISRDNLGYTLALGLPELRENISRLYKRWYGLTIAPDRVVVTTGSSGAFVLAFLALFDAGARVGLTSPGYPCYRHILRALDCEKALIEIGPDTGWMPTIPQIEAAGDLDGLLLASPANPTGTMLTPQRLAEITQWCGSHGVPLISDEIYHGLTYGEPAATALQFSQDAVVINSFSKYFSMTGWRVGWMIVPERLVKVIEPLVQNLFIAAPAVSQIAAIGAFDALDELERNRAVYAANRELLLNELPRAGFTTFAPADGAFYLYADVSALTDDSMGLARRILDEAGVAVTPGLDFDAERGHHFLRFSYAGTTQSIAEGAKRLRAWRGP from the coding sequence ATGGACATCATGCGCGCAGCGGCCGAGCGCGAACGGACGGGCGCCAGCATCATCCATATGGAGGTGGGTCAGCCCGGAACCCCGGCTCCGCGCGCAGCACTCGAAGCGGTAACTTCTGGCATCTCTCGTGACAATCTCGGCTATACGCTCGCGTTGGGACTACCTGAATTGCGCGAGAATATCTCACGACTTTATAAGCGCTGGTACGGCCTGACGATCGCGCCGGATCGTGTCGTGGTAACAACCGGGTCGTCAGGCGCTTTCGTTCTGGCATTCCTGGCTTTATTCGACGCGGGCGCGCGCGTCGGGCTGACGTCGCCGGGCTATCCTTGCTATCGCCACATCCTGCGGGCGCTCGATTGCGAAAAGGCATTGATCGAGATCGGGCCAGATACCGGCTGGATGCCGACAATCCCTCAGATCGAGGCGGCGGGCGATCTCGACGGACTGCTTCTGGCAAGTCCCGCAAACCCAACCGGCACGATGCTGACACCGCAGCGGCTTGCCGAGATTACGCAGTGGTGTGGATCCCACGGCGTGCCTCTCATCTCAGACGAGATCTATCACGGGCTTACCTACGGCGAGCCGGCGGCGACCGCCTTGCAGTTCTCGCAAGACGCCGTCGTGATAAACAGCTTCTCGAAATACTTTTCAATGACGGGCTGGCGGGTCGGCTGGATGATCGTGCCAGAGCGGCTGGTGAAGGTCATTGAACCGCTCGTGCAGAACTTGTTCATCGCGGCGCCTGCGGTGTCGCAAATCGCAGCCATCGGCGCATTCGACGCCTTAGATGAACTGGAGCGCAACCGAGCCGTCTATGCGGCCAACCGCGAGCTGCTTCTCAATGAGCTCCCGCGCGCTGGTTTTACGACCTTCGCGCCCGCCGATGGTGCATTCTACCTCTATGCCGATGTGAGCGCGCTCACTGACGACAGTATGGGCCTCGCTCGCCGGATCCTTGATGAAGCCGGGGTCGCGGTGACGCCTGGGCTCGATTTCGATGCCGAACGCGGTCATCATTTCCTGCGCTTCTCGTATGCGGGAACAACGCAATCCATTGCCGAGGGGGCCAAGCGTCTGCGGGCGTGGCGCGGCCCTTAG
- the accB gene encoding acetyl-CoA carboxylase biotin carboxyl carrier protein yields MTGKDHGAKPSAEGQLIRELAELLNETGLTEIEMEKSGLKVRVARKIHVAATVPMAAQMPVAAAPAATAAAPAANAGAADPGKHPGAVKSPMVGTAYRSAEPGAAPFCEVGSKVSQGDTLLIIEAMKTMNQIPAPRSGTVTAILFENAQPVEYGEPLIIIE; encoded by the coding sequence ATGACGGGCAAAGATCACGGCGCAAAGCCGAGCGCCGAGGGCCAGCTGATCCGCGAGCTTGCCGAACTGCTCAACGAGACGGGTCTCACCGAGATCGAAATGGAAAAGAGTGGGCTAAAGGTCCGCGTCGCCCGCAAGATCCACGTTGCTGCGACCGTACCGATGGCGGCCCAAATGCCCGTGGCGGCTGCCCCAGCAGCGACCGCCGCCGCCCCAGCTGCTAACGCCGGCGCTGCCGATCCCGGTAAGCATCCAGGCGCCGTCAAATCGCCGATGGTTGGAACCGCTTATCGTTCGGCTGAACCTGGCGCTGCACCCTTCTGCGAAGTCGGCTCGAAGGTCTCTCAGGGCGATACGCTTCTAATCATCGAAGCGATGAAGACCATGAACCAGATCCCGGCACCGCGCTCGGGCACTGTCACCGCAATCCTGTTTGAGAATGCCCAGCCGGTCGAATACGGCGAGCCGCTTATCATCATCGAATAA